Proteins from a single region of Paraglaciecola sp. T6c:
- a CDS encoding ribonuclease HI has protein sequence MQPLSLFTDGSVNTQIGVGYGAYLLISLAHSPLKELQKQIKVQRFEQTSSTQLELQTLLWALGEITELGCTNDIELTVYTDSQNIICLPQRRASLERNDYYSSKNKRLSHYLLYQALYRLTDNIKCDFVKVAGHQPSRDKDEIAQRFALVDKAARRSLREAFR, from the coding sequence ATGCAACCCTTGAGTCTATTTACCGACGGCAGTGTGAATACCCAAATTGGGGTGGGTTATGGTGCGTATCTTCTTATCTCGCTTGCTCATTCCCCCCTAAAAGAATTACAAAAGCAGATAAAGGTTCAGCGTTTCGAGCAGACCAGTTCGACTCAGCTAGAGTTACAAACCTTATTATGGGCGCTCGGTGAAATTACTGAACTTGGTTGCACCAACGACATAGAGTTAACTGTGTATACGGATTCACAGAACATCATTTGTTTACCGCAGCGCCGGGCCAGCCTTGAAAGGAACGATTATTATTCGAGTAAAAATAAACGTTTATCTCACTACCTACTTTACCAAGCGCTTTATCGGCTCACGGACAACATTAAATGTGATTTTGTAAAAGTGGCTGGGCATCAGCCTTCTCGTGATAAAGACGAAATCGCTCAGCGCTTTGCCTTAGTCGATAAGGCCGCTAGGCGTTCACTGCGAGAAGCGTTTCGTTAG
- a CDS encoding mechanosensitive ion channel family protein, with product MPLSDTFISDWLPVVLTLVFFGLLTWLAQIFLFNKLKHTGDENIFARQLGMLMLMLVGLVTVVIMLPISESLELQILSLIGLLLSGLLAFSSTTLFSNLMAGALLRFTQPFRTGDFIRFDSNFGRVTELGLFDCEIQTQNRELVSIPNSLLINKPVSVIRRSGTIISVELSLGYDLHHSKIDELLLQAAKQAGLEDPFVHITQLGDFSVSYRVSGLLVEVKNLLTARSNLHRHVLDCLHDNDIEIMSPNFVSQHAGPDVERKIAHSPAFNQVQTESTAEDIAFDKAEQAQQQANDKIETLAKIKSLEEQLTHAEKDQRQAIEKSIDQLKQKLAEIKDVVDVPEDE from the coding sequence ATGCCTTTAAGTGACACCTTCATCAGCGATTGGCTACCAGTTGTATTGACCTTGGTTTTCTTTGGTTTGCTGACCTGGCTAGCGCAAATTTTTCTGTTCAATAAACTTAAACACACTGGAGACGAAAATATTTTTGCCCGTCAGCTTGGCATGTTAATGCTAATGTTGGTTGGCCTAGTCACCGTGGTGATCATGCTGCCCATATCTGAAAGTTTAGAGCTACAGATTTTAAGCTTAATCGGTTTATTACTGTCTGGTTTACTCGCCTTCTCCTCTACCACCTTGTTCAGCAATTTAATGGCAGGAGCGTTATTGCGCTTCACTCAGCCGTTTCGCACTGGAGACTTTATTCGTTTTGACAGTAATTTTGGCCGGGTGACTGAACTGGGCTTGTTTGATTGTGAAATTCAAACGCAAAACCGAGAGTTAGTATCGATTCCAAACAGCTTACTGATCAATAAACCGGTTAGCGTAATCCGCCGCTCAGGCACCATCATAAGTGTTGAGTTGTCATTGGGTTACGATCTGCATCACAGCAAAATTGATGAGCTACTATTGCAAGCCGCAAAACAAGCCGGACTAGAAGACCCATTCGTGCATATCACCCAATTGGGCGATTTTTCGGTCAGTTATCGCGTTAGTGGCTTGTTAGTAGAAGTGAAAAACCTACTGACGGCTCGCTCAAACTTACACCGCCACGTACTTGATTGCCTTCACGATAATGACATTGAAATTATGTCGCCGAATTTTGTTAGCCAACATGCGGGCCCAGATGTGGAGCGAAAAATTGCCCACTCCCCCGCATTTAATCAAGTACAAACAGAGTCCACCGCAGAAGACATCGCATTTGATAAAGCCGAGCAAGCTCAGCAACAAGCCAATGATAAAATTGAGACATTAGCAAAAATAAAAAGTTTAGAAGAGCAACTTACCCATGCCGAGAAAGACCAACGTCAAGCGATAGAAAAGAGCATTGACCAACTAAAACAGAAATTGGCCGAAATCAAAGATGTCGTAGACGTACCTGAGGATGAATAA
- the arsB gene encoding ACR3 family arsenite efflux transporter, producing the protein MGLFERYLSVWVALSIAAGVVLGSVFPDLFAVVAGLEYAHVNLVVAVLIWLMIYPMMIQIDFSSIKDVGRKPKGIVLTLVINWLIKPFTMAALGWLFFKGVFADWVDPQTANEYIAGMILLGVAPCTAMVFVWSQLTKGDANYTLVQVSVNDIIMIFAFAPISALLLGMSDIQVPWETLIISVVLYVLLPLVAGAMTRSWLNKSHNDTADITQGAAQDGDVRIAKFVGALKPWSIIGLLATVVLLFGFQAQTILDKPQMIVLIAIPLLLQTYGIFAITYYAAKRMRLPHNVAAPASMIGSSNFFELAVAVAISLFGLHSGAALATVVGVLVEVPVMLSLVYFANRTREWFA; encoded by the coding sequence ATGGGTTTATTCGAACGTTATTTATCTGTTTGGGTTGCACTAAGCATTGCCGCCGGGGTTGTTCTGGGAAGTGTATTTCCTGATCTTTTCGCCGTGGTGGCAGGGCTTGAATACGCCCACGTCAATCTAGTCGTGGCGGTGCTGATCTGGTTGATGATTTACCCTATGATGATTCAAATCGACTTCTCGTCGATCAAAGACGTGGGGCGCAAACCGAAAGGGATCGTACTGACATTGGTGATCAACTGGCTCATTAAGCCATTTACTATGGCGGCCCTAGGCTGGTTGTTTTTCAAGGGTGTTTTTGCGGATTGGGTTGACCCGCAAACCGCAAATGAATATATCGCAGGCATGATTTTACTTGGCGTGGCACCGTGTACGGCTATGGTGTTTGTGTGGAGCCAACTGACGAAAGGAGATGCTAACTACACCTTGGTTCAGGTGTCGGTAAACGACATTATCATGATTTTTGCGTTTGCTCCCATCAGCGCATTACTGCTGGGTATGAGCGATATTCAAGTTCCTTGGGAAACCTTGATTATCTCAGTGGTCTTATACGTGTTACTGCCATTGGTGGCCGGTGCGATGACCCGCTCTTGGCTGAATAAAAGTCACAATGATACCGCTGATATTACACAAGGCGCAGCACAAGACGGTGACGTACGCATCGCGAAATTTGTTGGCGCGTTAAAGCCTTGGTCAATTATTGGGTTGTTAGCGACTGTGGTGCTGCTGTTTGGTTTTCAAGCGCAAACCATATTAGACAAACCACAAATGATTGTGCTGATTGCGATTCCGTTATTGCTGCAAACCTACGGTATTTTTGCCATTACTTACTACGCAGCCAAGCGCATGCGCTTGCCCCACAATGTGGCAGCGCCAGCGAGTATGATTGGCTCATCTAACTTCTTTGAATTGGCCGTTGCGGTAGCAATATCTTTATTCGGCCTGCATTCCGGGGCTGCGCTGGCGACCGTGGTGGGGGTGTTGGTAGAAGTTCCTGTGATGCTATCGTTGGTGTATTTTGCGAATCGCACCCGTGAGTGGTTTGCTTGA
- a CDS encoding arsenate reductase ArsC has translation MKVLFICTHNRCRSILSEAITNHASQGKIEAQSAGSQPVGEVHPLSIKYLQEAGISTEGLISQSWDEFEDFAPDVVITVCDNAAGETCPLWFGKSVKVHWGLADPSKLSGSEDEIAQAFRATIDEITQRVNAMLNVDVDTQDQEALREAFQALGAQ, from the coding sequence TTGAAAGTCTTATTTATATGTACCCACAACCGTTGCCGTAGCATTTTATCAGAAGCGATCACTAACCATGCTAGCCAAGGCAAGATTGAGGCGCAAAGCGCTGGCAGCCAACCGGTAGGTGAGGTACACCCATTATCAATTAAATACTTACAAGAAGCGGGTATCAGTACCGAAGGATTGATTAGTCAATCATGGGACGAGTTTGAAGATTTTGCTCCTGATGTGGTGATCACCGTTTGTGACAACGCAGCGGGCGAGACCTGCCCGCTTTGGTTTGGCAAAAGTGTCAAAGTACACTGGGGCTTAGCTGATCCGTCTAAATTATCCGGTAGCGAAGATGAAATAGCGCAAGCATTTCGCGCCACCATTGATGAAATTACTCAGCGCGTAAATGCCATGCTCAATGTCGATGTTGATACCCAAGACCAAGAAGCGTTACGCGAAGCATTTCAAGCGTTGGGAGCTCAGTAA
- a CDS encoding O-acetylhomoserine aminocarboxypropyltransferase/cysteine synthase family protein, with the protein MKKETICIHEGYETDPTTKACAVPIYQTVAYEFDDAQHGADLFDLAVPGNIYTRIMNPTWDVLEKRVAALEGGVAALVVSAGSAAINYAILTIAEAGDNIVATPQLYGGTYTLFAHLLPKQGIEVRFAETDKAEDLAKLMDEKTKAVFCETIGNPAGNIVDIEPIANMAHEHGVPLMVDNTVATPALLNPIEYGADIVLHSLTKYMGGHGNSLGGIIVDSGKFPWAEHKERFPMLNEPEPAYHGVVYTREFGAAAFVARARTVPLRNTGAALSPMNAFMLMQGMETLPLRMERHCDNAIAVAEYLKAHPKVEWVSYAGLEGDKYYPMAKKYFNGRPSSLMTFGIKGGFEAGVKFYDALKLIKRLVNIGDTKTLACHPASTTHRQLNEDELKSAGVSPEMLRLCIGIEHIDDIQADLKQAFDAV; encoded by the coding sequence ATGAAAAAGGAAACTATCTGTATCCACGAAGGGTACGAAACCGATCCCACAACAAAAGCCTGTGCGGTACCCATTTATCAAACCGTTGCCTATGAGTTTGATGATGCCCAACACGGCGCAGACTTATTCGATTTGGCCGTGCCTGGCAATATCTATACGCGCATTATGAACCCCACATGGGACGTGCTTGAAAAACGTGTTGCTGCGCTCGAAGGAGGCGTTGCAGCCTTGGTCGTTTCAGCAGGCAGTGCAGCCATTAACTACGCTATTTTAACCATAGCGGAAGCGGGCGATAACATAGTAGCCACCCCGCAGCTTTATGGCGGTACATATACCCTCTTCGCTCATTTACTGCCCAAACAAGGCATTGAAGTACGCTTTGCTGAAACTGATAAAGCCGAAGATTTAGCGAAATTAATGGACGAAAAAACCAAAGCGGTATTTTGCGAAACCATAGGTAACCCAGCGGGCAATATCGTCGATATCGAACCTATTGCCAATATGGCACATGAGCACGGCGTTCCCTTGATGGTGGATAACACTGTGGCCACACCGGCACTTTTAAACCCGATTGAATACGGTGCAGATATTGTGTTGCATTCGTTGACGAAATACATGGGTGGCCACGGCAATTCGTTGGGCGGTATCATTGTTGATTCAGGTAAATTTCCATGGGCTGAGCACAAAGAGCGCTTCCCTATGCTCAACGAGCCTGAGCCTGCTTATCACGGCGTAGTATATACCCGGGAGTTTGGTGCCGCGGCGTTTGTAGCGCGAGCACGTACTGTGCCCCTTCGCAATACAGGCGCCGCTCTCTCTCCGATGAACGCTTTTATGTTAATGCAAGGCATGGAAACACTGCCCCTGCGGATGGAGCGTCACTGCGACAACGCCATAGCCGTAGCCGAGTACTTAAAAGCCCACCCGAAAGTAGAATGGGTGAGTTATGCAGGCCTTGAGGGCGATAAGTATTATCCGATGGCCAAAAAGTATTTTAACGGTCGTCCTTCATCGTTAATGACATTTGGTATTAAAGGCGGTTTTGAAGCAGGCGTTAAGTTTTACGATGCCCTTAAATTGATTAAGCGTTTGGTGAACATCGGCGACACGAAAACACTGGCTTGTCACCCTGCCTCAACCACCCATCGCCAGCTAAATGAAGATGAGCTAAAAAGCGCTGGCGTGAGCCCAGAAATGCTGCGATTGTGCATAGGTATTGAGCACATTGATGATATACAAGCTGACTTAAAGCAGGCGTTCGACGCAGTTTAA
- a CDS encoding DUF1439 domain-containing protein, translated as MKFIISLILFLSVSCTQAQAYTHEFTEAELQEMVSSIMPMTRTKFFVTMTLSEPRLNLLDETNEIGLGANIKASALGTYSGSGSSYITGSLAYNQEQGALYFTNAKLVELNLNKVSDKQQNDIRKLLQSVVGTILASRPIYVLDDGDLKQKLAKATLESLEVKDKKLIITLSAF; from the coding sequence TTGAAGTTTATTATTAGTTTAATCCTGTTTCTTAGTGTGAGCTGCACTCAAGCGCAGGCTTATACGCATGAGTTTACCGAGGCTGAGCTGCAAGAGATGGTGAGTTCTATCATGCCGATGACCAGAACGAAGTTTTTCGTCACTATGACCTTATCAGAGCCGCGCCTGAACTTGCTAGATGAGACCAATGAAATTGGCCTTGGGGCGAATATTAAAGCCAGTGCCTTAGGCACGTATAGTGGCTCAGGCAGCTCATATATTACCGGTAGCCTAGCGTATAATCAGGAGCAAGGCGCACTGTATTTTACTAACGCCAAATTGGTGGAGCTAAACCTGAACAAAGTGTCAGACAAGCAGCAAAACGACATCAGAAAATTACTGCAATCTGTGGTCGGTACCATATTAGCGTCGCGACCTATTTACGTGTTGGATGATGGCGACTTGAAGCAAAAATTAGCCAAAGCGACGTTAGAGTCACTCGAGGTGAAAGACAAAAAGCTGATCATCACCCTAAGTGCGTTTTAA
- a CDS encoding YcxB family protein produces MTAPFSYSTSYVLDKSHFIETYDASAPSVSPKKAYTIAVLLGLAGLMLLMLTPVDPFVAWFIVALGGLEAFSVRYKKAWWLGRQLISKAANTQLTLTVNEEGVSSESIHIKSTLLWADITKIEATDNGWLLHHKGGKNYLSARALSEEANAFLIAKAEMINPSAK; encoded by the coding sequence ATGACTGCGCCCTTTAGTTACTCAACAAGCTACGTATTAGATAAAAGCCATTTCATAGAAACTTACGATGCATCAGCCCCATCGGTCTCCCCAAAAAAAGCGTACACCATAGCGGTTTTATTAGGCCTAGCAGGGCTAATGCTGCTTATGCTAACGCCGGTAGATCCATTCGTCGCTTGGTTTATTGTTGCCTTAGGAGGGCTTGAAGCTTTCAGCGTGCGCTATAAAAAAGCCTGGTGGCTGGGCAGGCAATTAATCAGTAAGGCAGCCAATACACAACTTACATTAACGGTAAACGAAGAAGGTGTCAGTAGCGAATCAATACATATTAAAAGCACGCTATTGTGGGCTGATATCACAAAAATTGAAGCCACCGACAACGGCTGGTTGCTGCACCACAAAGGTGGCAAAAACTATCTTTCCGCCAGAGCCTTATCAGAAGAAGCTAACGCATTTTTGATAGCAAAAGCTGAAATGATTAACCCCAGCGCAAAGTAA
- a CDS encoding alkaline phosphatase D family protein — MSLIATLALVSLSALAEQKTSPQMNPSRQSFKVVVGSCLHQDKVQPIWQPMLQEHADLFMLLGDNIYGDTEDMAELEAKYKKQWSTPGMQKMLASTPTIGIWDDHDFGENDAGKAYPQKEASRQIMLDYFNEPKDSIRRRRDDGIYTSYFYGDTPHRVQVIMPDLRWNRDDLKHVTRVEYMLKKKPNNQGPYVPHTDPSHKMLGDKQWAWLEEELQKPADVRILASSLQLLPEFSGWESWANFPQERQRLLSMLDSLEINNLVIVSGDTHWSELSQVRRKSGTSLWEMTSSGLTEEWKQVSPNKHRVGSSFSKANYGVLDIQFDEKAVRVTMSVKDDTGEVKMQQALSLH, encoded by the coding sequence ATGTCACTTATTGCGACGCTTGCCCTAGTTAGCCTAAGTGCGTTAGCTGAGCAAAAAACGTCACCACAAATGAACCCCAGTCGCCAGAGCTTTAAAGTGGTCGTTGGCTCGTGCTTGCATCAAGACAAAGTCCAGCCAATTTGGCAGCCTATGCTACAAGAGCATGCCGACCTATTTATGCTCCTCGGTGACAATATTTACGGTGATACTGAAGACATGGCTGAACTAGAAGCAAAGTATAAAAAACAATGGTCAACGCCTGGCATGCAAAAAATGCTAGCGAGCACGCCAACCATTGGTATATGGGATGATCATGATTTTGGTGAAAATGATGCAGGCAAAGCATATCCACAAAAAGAGGCTTCTCGGCAGATTATGCTCGACTATTTTAATGAGCCAAAAGATAGTATTAGGCGCCGCCGAGATGACGGTATTTATACCAGTTACTTTTATGGTGACACTCCCCATCGGGTGCAAGTCATCATGCCAGATTTACGCTGGAATCGAGACGATTTAAAACACGTGACTCGCGTAGAATATATGCTGAAGAAGAAACCGAACAACCAGGGGCCTTATGTGCCGCATACTGATCCTAGCCACAAAATGCTGGGTGATAAGCAGTGGGCATGGTTAGAGGAGGAATTACAAAAACCAGCTGATGTGCGCATTTTAGCTTCAAGTTTGCAGCTTTTACCCGAATTTAGTGGCTGGGAGTCTTGGGCTAACTTTCCCCAAGAGCGCCAGCGCTTACTCAGCATGTTAGATTCTTTGGAGATTAACAATTTAGTGATTGTCAGTGGCGATACGCATTGGAGCGAACTGAGCCAAGTTAGGCGAAAAAGTGGCACATCGTTATGGGAGATGACCTCGTCAGGCTTAACAGAAGAGTGGAAACAAGTTAGCCCGAATAAACACCGTGTGGGTAGCAGTTTTTCAAAAGCAAACTACGGCGTATTGGACATCCAATTTGACGAAAAGGCAGTGCGCGTCACCATGAGTGTAAAAGACGATACTGGCGAAGTGAAAATGCAGCAGGCGCTGTCACTGCATTAA
- a CDS encoding metalloregulator ArsR/SmtB family transcription factor, which translates to MSTPILSPLSFYKCLSDDTRLKALMLIYLEKELCVCDLITALELSQPKVSRHLADLRKCHILLDERRGKWVYYSVNPKLPEWAMKVLELTAHNTEAYLNDNITNLNMAKQSECC; encoded by the coding sequence ATGTCTACCCCTATTTTGTCACCCTTGTCGTTTTACAAATGTTTGTCAGATGACACGCGCCTTAAAGCACTGATGTTGATCTATCTTGAAAAAGAATTGTGCGTGTGCGATCTCATTACGGCGCTAGAGTTGAGCCAGCCTAAAGTGTCACGCCATCTCGCTGATTTGCGTAAATGTCATATTCTGCTTGATGAGCGTCGAGGAAAATGGGTGTACTACTCGGTTAACCCTAAATTGCCAGAATGGGCGATGAAAGTCCTTGAATTGACCGCACACAACACAGAAGCCTATTTGAATGACAACATCACCAATTTGAACATGGCCAAGCAAAGCGAGTGTTGTTAG
- a CDS encoding MipA/OmpV family protein, with product MSFAFLPFYSLSKQSLCSVSVLAFALGLCAPVSAQTPPSERTGLQPESTKSQWGIGGGAFSQQLGIKDIDRNTNVIPFISYENRYIRWFGPNLDVKLPSLQVNNDAQRIAFTLSAGYDFSGYDDDDIEDTPVLQGMDERDGGFVIGARAQWQTPVVNVSAKWTSDVSGDRDGSTFSLGLDKRWMLGQQVMLSPRIVATWLDESYVDYQYGVRANEATSERQAYSGDSTINIELGLRTAYLFSRQSSIFIDASIISLGDEIKDSPLVDSSTENRLMFAYLYKF from the coding sequence ATGTCATTCGCATTTTTACCTTTTTATAGCTTATCTAAGCAAAGCTTGTGCTCCGTTAGTGTGCTCGCTTTTGCCTTGGGATTGTGTGCTCCTGTTTCTGCACAAACTCCCCCAAGCGAGCGCACAGGTCTACAACCAGAATCGACTAAGTCCCAATGGGGAATAGGGGGCGGCGCCTTTAGCCAACAGTTAGGCATAAAAGACATCGACAGAAACACCAATGTTATCCCATTTATCAGCTATGAAAATCGCTATATCCGTTGGTTTGGACCGAACCTCGACGTTAAGCTACCTAGCCTGCAAGTAAATAATGATGCGCAACGCATCGCTTTTACCTTATCAGCTGGGTATGACTTTAGCGGATATGATGATGACGATATTGAAGATACGCCAGTCCTGCAGGGCATGGATGAACGTGATGGTGGTTTTGTGATTGGCGCCAGAGCCCAGTGGCAAACCCCAGTTGTTAATGTTAGCGCTAAATGGACGAGTGACGTTTCAGGCGACCGAGATGGTAGTACCTTTAGCTTGGGGCTCGATAAAAGATGGATGCTCGGCCAGCAAGTCATGTTATCACCGAGAATTGTTGCCACCTGGCTAGATGAAAGCTACGTGGATTACCAATACGGCGTGCGTGCCAATGAAGCGACCTCAGAGCGACAAGCGTATAGTGGCGATTCAACGATAAACATTGAACTAGGCCTACGCACAGCATACTTGTTTAGCAGACAGAGTTCGATTTTCATTGATGCCAGTATTATCAGTCTAGGTGATGAAATTAAAGACAGCCCGTTAGTGGACAGTTCCACTGAAAACAGGCTGATGTTCGCTTATTTATATAAGTTCTGA
- a CDS encoding DapH/DapD/GlmU-related protein: protein MTVKRIGHRYIDAASGKTLDVWFPRANTQIARSCLAQKVGVINSDFVEVELEIDGAPQNIEDAYLRLHLLSEGAVTPNNINLTGIFGLLTNVAWTSAGPVLPTKVDELRAAIASEHHHLTVSSIDKFPRMTDYVIPEGVRIGDADRVRLGAHLASGSTVMHEGFVNFNAGTLGSSMVEGRISQGVVVGDGSDIGGGASTMGTLSGGGKTINAIGKNSMVGANAGIGISLGDDCIVEAGLYVTAGTKVTTPDGKVVAARELSGMNGLLFRRNSQNGSVEAIVADPAKWGGLNASLHSND, encoded by the coding sequence ATGACTGTAAAACGTATTGGTCATCGCTACATTGATGCCGCCAGTGGTAAAACGTTAGATGTGTGGTTTCCCCGCGCGAACACCCAAATTGCACGTAGCTGTCTTGCGCAAAAGGTTGGCGTGATCAACAGCGATTTCGTTGAAGTTGAACTTGAAATCGACGGCGCACCACAAAACATCGAAGACGCTTACCTGCGTTTACATTTATTGTCAGAAGGCGCAGTAACACCTAATAACATCAACTTAACAGGTATTTTTGGTTTACTGACTAATGTCGCTTGGACGTCTGCAGGCCCTGTATTACCCACTAAAGTTGATGAGTTACGTGCCGCGATTGCCAGTGAACATCATCATTTAACTGTCAGCTCAATTGATAAATTCCCACGTATGACCGACTACGTTATTCCTGAAGGTGTGCGTATTGGTGATGCTGATCGCGTTCGTTTAGGTGCACATTTAGCTTCTGGTTCAACGGTCATGCATGAAGGATTCGTTAACTTCAATGCAGGTACCTTGGGCAGCTCTATGGTTGAAGGGCGTATTTCACAAGGCGTAGTGGTCGGCGATGGCTCTGACATCGGCGGCGGAGCATCGACGATGGGCACGTTATCTGGCGGCGGCAAAACCATCAATGCAATTGGTAAAAACAGCATGGTTGGGGCGAACGCTGGTATCGGTATTTCATTAGGTGACGACTGCATCGTCGAAGCGGGCTTGTATGTCACAGCTGGCACGAAAGTCACCACACCAGATGGCAAAGTAGTGGCTGCTCGTGAGTTATCCGGTATGAACGGCTTATTGTTCCGCCGCAATAGCCAAAATGGTTCAGTGGAAGCCATTGTCGCTGATCCCGCTAAGTGGGGCGGACTAAACGCCAGCTTGCATAGCAACGACTAA
- the arsH gene encoding arsenical resistance protein ArsH codes for MTDINIVNSDTLPENVQAEAFSAPNFAQFNTESSAHKPRILLLYGSLRERSFSRLVVEESARILQAMGAETRIFNPTGLPLPDGDDATNPKVVELRDLMMWSEGQVWCSPERHGSMTGILKSQIDWVPLSVGAVRPTQGKTLAVMQVSGGSQSFNAVNQMRVLGRWMRMLTIPNQSSVAKAFMEFDDDNRMKPSSYYNRIVDVLEELMKFTLLTRDNKDHLVDRYSERVENAEQLSQRVNQRSI; via the coding sequence ATGACTGATATCAACATAGTAAACTCAGATACCTTACCTGAAAACGTGCAAGCCGAGGCATTCAGTGCTCCAAATTTTGCACAATTTAACACTGAGTCGTCTGCCCACAAGCCACGTATCTTGTTGTTGTATGGCTCATTGCGTGAGCGCTCATTTAGCAGACTCGTAGTAGAAGAAAGCGCCAGAATTTTACAAGCCATGGGGGCTGAAACACGCATATTTAATCCCACCGGCTTGCCATTGCCAGATGGTGATGATGCGACCAATCCTAAGGTGGTTGAGCTGCGCGACTTAATGATGTGGTCAGAAGGGCAAGTGTGGTGCTCACCTGAGCGTCACGGCTCAATGACTGGCATTCTAAAAAGCCAAATTGATTGGGTGCCACTATCGGTAGGAGCCGTTCGCCCAACACAAGGTAAAACCTTGGCCGTTATGCAGGTCAGCGGTGGGTCTCAATCGTTTAATGCAGTGAATCAAATGCGCGTGCTAGGTCGCTGGATGCGCATGTTGACTATCCCGAACCAGTCTTCTGTGGCAAAAGCCTTTATGGAGTTTGACGATGACAACCGCATGAAGCCGTCATCCTATTACAATCGGATTGTGGACGTATTAGAAGAGCTGATGAAGTTCACCTTGTTGACGCGGGATAATAAAGATCACTTGGTTGATCGTTATTCAGAGCGAGTCGAAAATGCAGAGCAATTAAGTCAGCGCGTTAACCAACGTTCTATTTAA
- a CDS encoding DUF2306 domain-containing protein, whose protein sequence is MTYVQLAYFHLATVVPAFLIGTYLLANRKGTPTHRLLGKIYMSLMLITAIITLFMAAVVGPVLIGHFGYVHLFSLLVLYAVPSAYFAVRKGNIAKHKRSMILLYVGAILIAGGFTFTPGRMMYDWFIA, encoded by the coding sequence ATGACATATGTACAACTTGCCTACTTTCACCTCGCCACTGTAGTACCGGCTTTTTTGATTGGCACCTATTTATTGGCCAATCGCAAGGGCACACCAACCCATCGCCTGTTGGGTAAAATATATATGAGCTTGATGCTCATTACTGCCATTATCACGCTTTTTATGGCCGCTGTGGTGGGCCCCGTACTGATTGGCCACTTTGGATACGTACACCTGTTTAGTCTGCTAGTACTATACGCCGTACCGAGTGCCTATTTCGCTGTACGAAAAGGGAATATTGCGAAGCATAAACGCAGTATGATCCTGCTTTATGTGGGGGCAATTTTGATTGCCGGGGGCTTTACCTTTACCCCGGGCAGAATGATGTATGACTGGTTTATAGCTTAG